A region from the Melioribacter roseus P3M-2 genome encodes:
- a CDS encoding TPM domain-containing protein, whose amino-acid sequence MKRKLIYHYFTDDDFLRFSRAIEEAEKSTSGEIRLAIKGELQFFDSLKDIRQLAEDEFKRLNMQNTRDRTGILIYLLLPRRMFYIFADEGINSKVSQSTWDEIRDKMQSEFMNGKYSDGILKGIELVGKTLSENFPIKADDTNELSNKIIT is encoded by the coding sequence ATGAAAAGAAAACTGATATATCATTACTTTACGGACGACGATTTCCTCCGCTTTTCAAGGGCGATTGAAGAAGCCGAAAAATCGACATCAGGCGAAATCCGTCTGGCTATCAAAGGCGAACTGCAGTTTTTCGATTCGCTTAAGGACATACGACAGTTGGCGGAAGACGAATTCAAAAGACTCAACATGCAAAATACGAGGGACAGGACAGGAATTCTGATTTATCTACTTTTACCCAGAAGAATGTTCTATATTTTTGCCGACGAAGGAATTAATTCGAAAGTCAGTCAATCTACATGGGACGAAATAAGAGACAAAATGCAATCCGAATTCATGAACGGAAAATATTCCGACGGCATTCTAAAGGGAATCGAACTCGTGGGCAAAACGCTTTCCGAAAATTTTCCGATTAAAGCAGACGATACCAATGAACTGTCGAACAAAATCATTACATGA
- the gpmA gene encoding 2,3-diphosphoglycerate-dependent phosphoglycerate mutase, with amino-acid sequence MYKVVLLRHGESEWNKLNLFTGWTDVDLSEKGIEEARQAGKVMKEEGYTFDIAFTSVLKRAIKTLYIAQEEMDLLWIPVIKSWRLNERHYGALQGLNKAETAEKYGDEQVKLWRRSYDVPPPALDENDPRYPGKDPRYKDLDKKDIPLTESLKSTVERFLPYWHETIAPTIKSGKKVIIAAHGNSLRALVKYLDNMSEEEIVNLNIPTGVPLVYELDEDLKPIKHYYLGDQEAIKAAINAVAKQTEKK; translated from the coding sequence ATGTATAAGGTAGTTTTATTACGACACGGAGAAAGCGAGTGGAACAAATTGAATCTGTTCACCGGCTGGACTGATGTCGATTTATCCGAAAAAGGAATCGAAGAAGCGCGCCAGGCAGGCAAAGTAATGAAGGAAGAAGGTTACACGTTCGACATCGCATTTACTTCCGTACTTAAAAGAGCGATCAAAACTCTCTACATTGCGCAGGAAGAGATGGATTTATTGTGGATTCCGGTCATAAAGTCATGGCGATTGAACGAACGCCATTACGGAGCGCTTCAAGGTTTGAACAAAGCCGAAACCGCCGAAAAGTACGGAGACGAACAGGTTAAACTGTGGCGCAGGAGCTACGACGTTCCCCCTCCGGCTTTGGACGAAAACGACCCTCGTTATCCCGGTAAAGATCCACGCTATAAAGACCTCGACAAAAAAGACATTCCTTTAACCGAAAGTCTGAAATCGACCGTGGAACGCTTTTTGCCCTACTGGCACGAAACGATTGCCCCGACAATCAAAAGCGGAAAGAAAGTTATCATTGCCGCGCACGGCAACAGTTTACGCGCCCTCGTAAAATATCTCGACAATATGTCGGAAGAAGAAATCGTAAATCTGAATATTCCTACCGGCGTGCCTTTGGTTTATGAACTCGACGAGGACCTGAAACCGATTAAACATTATTATCTCGGCGATCAGGAAGCGATCAAAGCCGCAATCAATGCGGTTGCAAAACAAACCGAAAAGAAATAA
- a CDS encoding PorV/PorQ family protein has protein sequence MKKALIASVLLLISSVPLLSQTVIGKYGGEFLAIGVGGRASGMGGAQTAIVNDVTAGYWNPAALAHIDYPQAALMHEEHFGSLVNYNYAAVAIPYDKEMSLGFSVIRLSIDGIPDTRNALYDSNGDGIIDIHTDRFDYSKITEFNNTDWAFFLTFAKRQTDNFYWGASVKIIRRDIAEYSATGIGFDIGAFYRPFNSLLLGLNFQDITTTLVAWDTGRNELITPTLKTGAAYLIDFWGGVLSPAIDIDTRFENRKFASNLNLGPVSFDFHTGIEYRYKNIAALRIGYSDVKQLTIGAGIKLPKMIIDYSYSRVSGNQEETLPESHRISLLLTLEDLQFKRKE, from the coding sequence ATGAAAAAGGCATTAATCGCGTCGGTCTTACTCCTTATTTCTTCCGTTCCGCTTTTATCCCAAACGGTTATCGGAAAATACGGCGGCGAATTTCTCGCCATCGGAGTCGGCGGAAGAGCTTCGGGAATGGGCGGAGCTCAGACAGCTATAGTAAACGACGTAACGGCGGGATATTGGAACCCTGCGGCGTTGGCGCATATCGATTATCCCCAGGCGGCTCTGATGCATGAGGAACATTTCGGCAGTCTCGTTAACTACAACTACGCTGCGGTTGCAATCCCTTACGATAAAGAGATGAGCCTCGGTTTCAGCGTTATAAGACTAAGCATCGACGGAATACCGGACACCAGAAACGCCCTTTACGACTCGAACGGAGACGGAATTATAGACATACACACCGACCGGTTCGATTACTCGAAAATAACGGAATTCAACAATACAGACTGGGCGTTTTTCCTGACGTTTGCAAAGAGGCAAACCGATAATTTTTATTGGGGAGCCAGCGTGAAAATCATCCGGCGGGACATTGCAGAATACAGCGCGACAGGTATCGGTTTTGACATCGGCGCGTTCTACCGTCCGTTCAATTCTTTGCTTCTGGGTCTAAATTTTCAGGATATTACCACAACGCTGGTCGCATGGGATACCGGCAGAAACGAATTAATTACTCCGACTTTGAAAACAGGCGCCGCATATTTAATCGATTTCTGGGGCGGAGTACTTTCTCCGGCTATCGATATCGACACCCGATTCGAGAACAGAAAATTTGCTTCGAATTTGAATCTCGGCCCGGTCAGCTTCGATTTTCATACCGGAATAGAATATCGATACAAAAACATTGCGGCATTGCGCATCGGTTATTCGGACGTCAAGCAATTGACAATCGGAGCGGGGATAAAATTACCCAAAATGATTATCGATTATTCGTACTCCCGAGTCAGCGGCAATCAGGAAGAAACATTGCCAGAATCGCACAGAATTTCGCTGCTTCTTACGCTTGAAGATCTGCAGTTCAAACGCAAAGAATAA
- a CDS encoding sensor histidine kinase, protein MSDQPDSLKVVMLTDVCWNERASNPELAIQAGEEAIRIAQKIDNKPLQARAMNLLGVVYRNRGNYARAIDYYKKALILAEQVNDSLQIGYSYNNIGGIYRIQGNNPLALEYVLNGLKIFEKIGDKRGMAFCTINVGLIYKNQKNYEKALQYLNRTIELREEIEDEDGKALAMNLIAEIYKEQNRLDEALGYYQNLERIYKSNGSKTGLASVWGGIADIYFEKREYERSLDLRQKALDLSRASNSIEGIATNLSNISLIYYKLGNKSKADETMNEALRLAEKYNIAYITLECYENATKLSEMKGDFKTALNYHKKLTDIKDSIINRKSLAVVRALESIYENEKQKKENELLIKDIEFADRQRKLLLIITLLILLTAVVIYNRYRAKKVAAEELAELNNMKDTFFRILAHDLKSPFNTIFVYTNFLISHYDEIDDGERKQFIESIERAAKSNYQLLENLLMWSQAQMGKLEMQMVNIDLYEVVKTNFFLLEEVAKSKEISLETSIEPGIEVWADENILNTVFRNLISNGIKFSTKGGRIFIEAIKEDNMVKVTVADNGIGMDKETMDKLFVRNTRVSKTGTSGEKGSGLGLLLCKDFIEKLEGKIWVESELDKGSKFIFTLRLYNNQNGQSI, encoded by the coding sequence ATGTCCGACCAACCCGATTCTTTAAAAGTCGTTATGTTAACGGATGTTTGTTGGAACGAAAGAGCGAGCAATCCCGAATTGGCAATTCAAGCCGGCGAAGAAGCAATCCGGATTGCACAAAAAATAGACAACAAACCTCTTCAAGCGCGCGCAATGAACTTGCTCGGAGTGGTTTACAGAAACAGAGGAAATTACGCCAGGGCAATCGATTATTACAAAAAAGCGTTAATACTTGCCGAGCAGGTTAATGATTCGCTTCAAATTGGTTATTCTTATAATAATATTGGCGGCATTTACAGAATTCAGGGGAACAATCCTCTCGCGCTCGAATATGTGCTCAACGGCTTGAAGATATTTGAAAAAATCGGCGACAAACGTGGAATGGCATTCTGCACTATCAATGTCGGTTTGATCTATAAAAACCAGAAAAATTATGAAAAAGCTCTCCAATATCTGAATAGAACGATCGAACTGAGAGAAGAGATCGAGGACGAAGATGGCAAAGCGCTTGCCATGAATTTAATTGCCGAAATTTATAAAGAACAAAACAGGCTGGACGAAGCGCTCGGGTACTATCAAAACCTGGAGAGAATCTATAAATCAAACGGGAGTAAAACCGGACTGGCTTCCGTCTGGGGCGGAATAGCAGACATCTATTTTGAAAAAAGGGAGTATGAACGTTCTCTGGATTTAAGGCAGAAGGCATTGGATTTGTCGCGCGCCTCTAATTCGATCGAAGGAATTGCCACAAACCTGAGCAACATATCGCTTATCTATTATAAACTGGGCAATAAGTCGAAAGCCGACGAGACAATGAACGAGGCTTTGAGATTGGCCGAGAAATATAATATAGCCTACATAACGCTCGAATGTTACGAAAACGCGACAAAACTTTCCGAAATGAAAGGCGATTTCAAAACCGCGTTGAACTATCACAAAAAACTGACGGACATTAAAGATTCAATAATCAACAGAAAAAGTCTAGCCGTTGTGAGAGCTCTCGAATCGATTTATGAAAACGAGAAACAAAAAAAAGAAAACGAACTGCTTATAAAAGATATTGAATTTGCCGACAGGCAGCGCAAATTGCTTCTTATTATTACCCTGCTCATTTTACTGACGGCGGTAGTTATTTATAACAGGTACAGAGCTAAGAAAGTCGCCGCCGAAGAGTTGGCGGAACTTAATAATATGAAGGACACTTTTTTCAGAATTCTTGCTCACGACCTTAAATCGCCTTTCAATACGATATTTGTTTATACAAATTTCTTGATAAGTCATTACGACGAAATAGACGACGGCGAAAGGAAACAATTCATCGAAAGCATCGAGAGGGCGGCAAAGAGCAACTATCAGCTTCTGGAAAATCTGCTTATGTGGTCGCAAGCTCAAATGGGCAAACTCGAAATGCAGATGGTGAACATCGACCTTTACGAAGTAGTCAAAACAAATTTTTTCCTTCTTGAAGAAGTGGCAAAAAGCAAGGAAATTTCGCTCGAAACCTCGATCGAGCCGGGAATCGAAGTATGGGCGGACGAAAACATCCTGAACACGGTCTTCAGAAATCTGATTTCCAACGGAATTAAATTTTCGACCAAAGGCGGTAGAATTTTTATTGAAGCGATAAAAGAAGATAACATGGTTAAAGTGACCGTGGCAGACAACGGTATCGGTATGGATAAAGAAACCATGGATAAACTTTTTGTTCGCAATACAAGGGTCAGTAAAACCGGCACCTCCGGCGAAAAAGGAAGCGGGTTGGGTCTCCTGCTCTGTAAAGATTTTATCGAAAAATTGGAAGGCAAAATTTGGGTTGAGAGCGAACTCGACAAAGGAAGCAAGTTTATATTTACTCTGCGACTTTACAACAACCAAAACGGACAGTCTATTTAA
- a CDS encoding IS110 family RNA-guided transposase: protein MQQNFYLGIDVSKGYADFIILDENKKVVEDNFQLDDTFDGHNKLYKILSGFLAKYPASNILAAVESTGGYENNWLKFLSACQSKLQLSVARINPFGVSYNSKATLNRIITDKQSARNVAEYLISHPEKVQYNNQDYYASVRRQWTFIKMLTKQKVQLLNQLESLLYIANPEVLQYCSNKMNLWTLKLLRKYPTAKELAKARLSSVCKIPYITESLANDLINNARKSVASSDDKTTAEVIIALVEQILQLRKLIVLQTKQLQASCNIAEVELLKSFKGIGTYSAVGLMIEILSVERFSSSKKLASFFGVHPVFKQSGDGLSGFKMSKRGRKQPRELLFNIARFATVHNPYIKEIYAMHLQKGMPKMAALGAVMYKILRIVYGMLKHNRQYDPEVDRANRAKHKDNINRAKEDYTRRYQPMDITAPVSRRQLKKRKQKEQSQILKPLDAESNEKIFTGSDSHCFPEET from the coding sequence ATGCAACAAAACTTTTATCTCGGTATTGATGTCAGCAAAGGATATGCTGATTTTATTATCCTTGACGAAAATAAAAAAGTTGTTGAAGATAATTTTCAGCTTGATGATACCTTTGACGGACACAATAAGTTATACAAAATTCTATCTGGCTTTTTGGCCAAGTATCCCGCCTCAAATATCCTTGCAGCAGTTGAATCAACCGGAGGATATGAAAATAACTGGCTTAAGTTTCTTAGCGCTTGCCAGAGTAAACTTCAGTTATCTGTAGCACGAATAAATCCTTTTGGTGTGAGCTACAACAGCAAAGCGACACTAAACAGGATAATTACTGATAAACAAAGTGCACGTAATGTTGCTGAGTATCTGATAAGTCATCCGGAAAAAGTTCAGTATAACAATCAGGATTATTACGCTTCAGTAAGAAGACAATGGACATTTATCAAGATGCTGACAAAACAGAAAGTCCAGCTTCTTAATCAACTGGAATCATTGTTATACATAGCAAATCCTGAAGTTCTACAATACTGCAGCAACAAAATGAATCTCTGGACACTGAAGTTACTAAGGAAATATCCAACTGCTAAAGAACTTGCCAAAGCAAGATTGTCTTCGGTTTGTAAGATACCTTACATAACAGAATCACTTGCAAATGACTTAATCAACAATGCCCGGAAGTCAGTTGCCTCAAGTGATGATAAGACTACTGCTGAAGTAATAATAGCTTTGGTAGAACAGATACTTCAGCTAAGAAAACTGATTGTTCTGCAAACAAAACAACTTCAAGCCAGTTGCAATATTGCTGAAGTTGAACTGTTAAAAAGCTTCAAGGGAATTGGGACATATTCGGCTGTTGGACTTATGATAGAAATTCTTTCTGTTGAAAGATTTTCTTCTTCAAAAAAACTTGCAAGCTTCTTTGGTGTTCACCCTGTATTCAAGCAAAGCGGAGATGGACTCTCGGGTTTTAAGATGAGTAAGCGAGGAAGAAAACAGCCCAGAGAGTTATTGTTTAACATTGCTCGTTTTGCTACTGTGCATAATCCTTACATAAAGGAAATCTATGCAATGCATCTTCAAAAAGGTATGCCTAAGATGGCTGCATTGGGTGCTGTAATGTATAAGATACTAAGAATCGTTTATGGTATGCTTAAACATAACAGACAATATGATCCTGAAGTTGACAGAGCAAACAGAGCAAAACATAAAGACAACATCAATAGAGCCAAAGAAGATTACACAAGAAGATATCAGCCGATGGATATAACAGCTCCTGTTTCCAGAAGGCAACTTAAAAAGAGAAAACAGAAAGAGCAGTCCCAAATATTAAAACCGCTTGATGCGGAATCTAATGAAAAGATTTTTACGGGATCAGACTCTCACTGTTTTCCTGAGGAAACTTAA
- a CDS encoding transketolase C-terminal domain-containing protein produces the protein MPYKIIKKEEFDKVRYHEGDWELRMRLYAEMCRYNTLVAVKKAGSGHLGSSFSSLDIVAYLYLNELNVLNVGWENDNRDIYFSSKGHDVPGLYSFLHSVGILPEEKLLKLRRLNGLDGHPEVRIPGIEASTGSLGMGISKGKGMAWAKKYKKCGGNVYVLTGDGEFQEGQIWESLQAAAHQRIDNLIAVMDHNKYQTDMLVSEVNNIEDVTEKVKAFGWHVIRINGHDFKELKRAFSEIKEVKDKPKMIIADTIKGRGVSFMEKPVTETVSGKTYYKWHSGAPDNDSYVKGLKELSDSIRKLAAALNIEIEIPENTPEEKVSFKSSKEFVTDAFGDALVELAKNNPAIIVLDGDLSADCKLRKFEYAYPERFIENGIAEQDMVSTAGGLARMGLIPVVNSFASFLAARANEQIYNNAGEKTKIIYVCHFAGIIPAGPGKSHQSIRDIALLGNLPNITIIQPCNAFETKKAVEYCINEANENCALRLVIGPSPRNIELPDNYQFRIGIGTELTEGDDAVIFAYGPVMLHEALTASEILKKSGFGLKVVNMPWLNKIDLDWIAAITDKYKKIYVLEDHSATGGLGDRILDALAAVHHFKGKLFEKIGLNDYPECGAPEEVLKYHELDGLSLAGRISGYRNLVEKRGENFYSSEAPQ, from the coding sequence ATGCCATACAAAATCATTAAGAAAGAAGAATTCGACAAAGTACGGTATCACGAAGGCGATTGGGAACTCAGAATGCGGCTCTATGCGGAAATGTGCCGATATAACACTCTTGTGGCAGTAAAAAAAGCGGGTTCAGGGCACCTCGGTTCTTCTTTCAGCTCGTTGGATATAGTCGCTTACCTTTATTTAAATGAATTGAACGTTCTGAATGTGGGTTGGGAAAACGACAACCGGGACATCTATTTTTCTTCCAAGGGACACGACGTTCCCGGGCTTTATTCATTTCTCCATTCGGTCGGCATATTACCCGAAGAGAAATTATTGAAGCTCCGAAGACTCAACGGATTGGACGGTCATCCCGAAGTTCGAATACCCGGAATCGAAGCAAGCACCGGTTCGCTCGGCATGGGTATTTCAAAAGGCAAAGGAATGGCATGGGCAAAAAAATATAAGAAATGCGGAGGCAACGTTTACGTATTAACGGGCGACGGCGAATTTCAGGAGGGACAAATATGGGAATCGCTTCAAGCTGCGGCTCACCAGCGTATCGACAATTTAATCGCCGTTATGGATCACAATAAATATCAAACCGACATGCTAGTATCGGAAGTTAACAACATCGAAGACGTTACTGAAAAAGTCAAAGCTTTCGGGTGGCATGTAATTAGAATTAACGGTCACGATTTCAAAGAACTGAAAAGAGCGTTTAGCGAGATAAAGGAAGTTAAAGATAAACCCAAAATGATTATTGCCGATACGATTAAAGGCAGGGGCGTATCTTTTATGGAAAAACCCGTTACGGAAACCGTATCCGGAAAAACTTATTACAAATGGCACAGCGGGGCGCCCGATAACGACAGTTACGTAAAAGGACTTAAAGAACTGAGCGACTCGATAAGAAAATTAGCCGCGGCTTTGAATATTGAAATCGAGATTCCGGAAAATACTCCCGAAGAAAAAGTTTCGTTTAAATCGTCAAAGGAATTTGTCACCGACGCTTTCGGCGACGCCTTGGTGGAACTTGCCAAGAACAATCCAGCCATCATCGTCCTCGACGGCGATTTGTCGGCTGATTGTAAACTCAGAAAATTCGAATATGCATACCCGGAAAGATTTATCGAAAACGGAATTGCCGAACAGGATATGGTTTCGACAGCCGGCGGACTGGCAAGGATGGGACTAATACCCGTTGTTAATTCGTTTGCAAGTTTTCTTGCAGCCAGGGCTAACGAGCAAATTTATAACAATGCGGGCGAGAAAACAAAAATAATCTACGTCTGCCACTTCGCGGGAATAATTCCAGCAGGTCCCGGAAAATCGCATCAGAGCATACGCGATATTGCTCTGCTTGGAAATCTTCCGAACATTACAATAATTCAACCGTGCAATGCATTCGAAACTAAAAAAGCGGTGGAATATTGCATTAACGAAGCCAATGAAAATTGCGCGCTTCGACTCGTAATCGGTCCTTCGCCGAGGAATATCGAGCTGCCGGACAATTATCAATTTAGAATCGGCATAGGAACCGAATTGACGGAAGGAGACGACGCCGTTATTTTCGCTTACGGTCCCGTTATGCTGCACGAGGCATTGACGGCTTCCGAAATTTTGAAAAAATCCGGATTCGGTCTTAAAGTGGTCAATATGCCGTGGCTAAATAAAATCGATCTCGACTGGATTGCAGCCATAACGGACAAGTATAAAAAGATATACGTTCTCGAGGATCACTCCGCAACGGGCGGACTGGGCGACAGGATACTCGACGCATTGGCAGCAGTGCATCATTTCAAAGGGAAATTGTTCGAGAAAATCGGATTGAACGATTATCCCGAGTGCGGCGCTCCCGAGGAAGTGTTGAAATATCATGAATTGGACGGTCTATCGCTTGCAGGGAGAATTTCGGGCTACCGAAATCTCGTTGAAAAGAGGGGTGAAAATTTTTACAGCTCCGAAGCTCCGCAGTGA
- a CDS encoding DNA polymerase Y family protein, with protein MPLRNLFLDFNAFFASCEQQQYPHLRGKPVAVVPVKADTTCCIAASYEAKQYGIKTGTPVYEAKKICPDLQIVPARHRIYIEYHDRLIEAIESCIPIDKVYSIDEVSCTLIGKQQEPENAIALAKKIKETIYKNVGGYLRCSIGLAPNQYLAKTATDMQKPDGLVVIQEKDLPDILFSLKLNDLVGIGRRMEPRLRKFGIDTVEKLCKASKSTLRKIWGGIEGERMYMQLRGEAVKRPPTHRTTVGHSHVMSPEFRNKNGAYAVLHRLLQKAAVRLRYMHYTAGTMSIKVKYLNGKKWRNEISFPHTQNTLSFIEAFEKMWSFYPETREKPIAVAVTLYNLLPENQFTLSFFENYEKTKSLHSALDFLNKKYGYGAAYFAGSHEAVNSAPMRIAFTQIPNVELEDDDIESNQ; from the coding sequence ATGCCATTGAGGAATCTTTTTCTGGATTTCAACGCATTCTTTGCCTCCTGCGAGCAGCAACAGTATCCCCATTTGAGGGGCAAACCGGTAGCTGTAGTCCCGGTAAAAGCGGATACTACATGTTGCATCGCTGCTAGCTACGAAGCCAAACAATACGGCATAAAAACCGGAACGCCCGTTTACGAAGCAAAAAAAATCTGCCCCGACCTTCAAATAGTTCCGGCTCGTCACAGGATATATATCGAATACCACGATCGTCTAATCGAGGCAATCGAATCGTGTATTCCGATAGACAAAGTTTATTCGATAGACGAAGTTTCGTGCACTTTAATCGGGAAGCAGCAGGAGCCGGAAAACGCCATAGCCCTTGCAAAAAAAATCAAAGAAACCATTTATAAAAATGTCGGCGGATATCTCAGGTGTTCTATCGGATTGGCGCCGAATCAATATCTTGCCAAAACTGCGACCGACATGCAAAAGCCCGACGGCTTGGTTGTTATTCAAGAAAAAGACCTGCCCGATATTTTATTTTCTTTGAAATTAAACGACCTGGTGGGCATTGGCAGAAGAATGGAACCGCGACTCAGAAAGTTCGGCATCGACACGGTTGAAAAATTATGCAAAGCGAGCAAATCCACTTTAAGAAAAATATGGGGCGGAATCGAAGGGGAAAGAATGTATATGCAGCTCAGAGGCGAGGCAGTGAAACGCCCTCCGACGCATCGCACTACCGTGGGACACTCGCACGTAATGTCTCCCGAATTCAGAAATAAAAACGGCGCTTACGCCGTATTGCATCGTCTGCTGCAAAAAGCCGCCGTTCGTTTACGCTATATGCATTACACAGCGGGAACGATGTCGATAAAAGTAAAATATCTGAACGGCAAAAAATGGAGAAATGAAATTTCGTTTCCTCACACTCAAAATACTTTGTCGTTCATAGAAGCATTCGAAAAGATGTGGAGTTTTTATCCGGAGACGCGCGAAAAGCCGATTGCCGTAGCCGTCACTCTTTATAATTTGTTGCCCGAAAATCAATTTACGCTTTCATTTTTCGAAAATTACGAAAAGACAAAATCGTTGCACAGCGCGCTCGATTTTCTGAATAAAAAGTACGGTTACGGCGCCGCCTATTTTGCAGGCTCGCACGAAGCAGTCAACTCGGCGCCCATGAGAATAGCCTTTACTCAAATTCCGAATGTAGAATTGGAAGACGACGACATCGAATCGAATCAATAA
- the amrB gene encoding AmmeMemoRadiSam system protein B, translating to MKKVRQPAVAGMFYPSLPEELADEINEMLDNAGTEEAPENLYGIVVPHAGYIYSGQTAAKAYKLLKDKKYKTVVVISPSHREYFPGISVFDGDAYLTPLGEIEIDSEMRDRIAEGSKIIFKGVNGHRSEHALEVQLPFLQVALGDFKLLPVVMGDQSKLFVDELSERLSDVVDENTLIVSSSDLSHYYSKPVAEKLDSIIVNRINNFDYNGLMNDLEENRCEACGGGAIVSLMKSADILNRKNAKVLARTDSGDITGDSKEVVGYLSAIVY from the coding sequence ATGAAAAAAGTAAGACAACCGGCAGTGGCTGGAATGTTTTATCCTTCATTGCCCGAAGAACTTGCCGACGAGATCAATGAAATGCTCGATAATGCGGGTACGGAAGAAGCGCCGGAAAATTTATACGGAATTGTGGTTCCGCATGCAGGATACATTTATTCCGGCCAAACAGCGGCTAAAGCATACAAACTCCTCAAGGATAAAAAGTACAAAACCGTTGTAGTAATTTCTCCGAGCCACCGTGAATATTTCCCCGGAATTTCGGTCTTTGACGGCGACGCATATCTTACCCCGCTGGGTGAAATTGAAATCGATTCTGAAATGAGGGACAGAATCGCCGAAGGAAGCAAAATTATTTTTAAAGGCGTCAACGGGCATCGGAGCGAACATGCTCTCGAAGTTCAATTGCCGTTTCTTCAGGTAGCGCTCGGCGATTTCAAATTGCTCCCGGTGGTAATGGGCGACCAGAGCAAGCTTTTTGTGGACGAACTTTCGGAACGGTTGAGCGATGTCGTCGATGAAAACACTCTGATTGTATCGAGCTCCGACCTTTCGCATTATTATTCCAAACCGGTTGCGGAAAAACTCGACTCGATAATTGTAAATCGTATCAATAATTTCGATTATAACGGACTGATGAACGACCTGGAGGAAAACAGATGCGAAGCTTGCGGAGGCGGCGCGATCGTTAGTTTAATGAAAAGCGCCGATATCCTAAACCGAAAAAACGCAAAGGTGCTGGCGCGTACCGATTCGGGAGATATTACGGGCGATTCGAAAGAAGTTGTGGGATACCTTTCGGCTATAGTTTATTGA
- the amrA gene encoding AmmeMemoRadiSam system protein A, protein MELSKEEKRMLLNAARKSIESIFTGEEPPKCDYSKYPSLKKESGAFVTLTENGMLRGCIGYITSDKPLYETVCEAAIHAAQNDPRFEPVRRTELPLIHIEVSVLSEPFPIDNYDDIVLGKHGLIVEEKGRRGLLLPQVPVEYNMNKEQYLEALCQKAGLPSDYWKVKQLNLYAFTADVFSEDELEEK, encoded by the coding sequence ATGGAACTGAGCAAGGAAGAAAAAAGGATGTTGCTCAATGCGGCAAGGAAATCCATCGAATCGATTTTTACCGGTGAAGAACCGCCTAAGTGCGACTATTCAAAATATCCGTCCCTGAAAAAAGAATCGGGAGCGTTCGTTACTTTAACCGAAAACGGCATGTTGCGCGGTTGTATCGGATATATTACATCCGATAAACCGTTGTACGAAACTGTTTGCGAAGCCGCAATTCATGCGGCTCAGAACGATCCGCGTTTCGAACCCGTGCGCCGTACAGAATTACCTCTTATTCATATTGAAGTCTCCGTTTTGTCCGAGCCTTTCCCGATTGACAATTACGACGATATTGTGCTTGGCAAGCACGGTTTGATTGTGGAAGAAAAAGGAAGGCGCGGATTATTGCTGCCGCAGGTGCCCGTCGAATATAATATGAATAAGGAACAATATCTCGAGGCTCTTTGTCAAAAAGCGGGTCTGCCGTCCGATTATTGGAAAGTAAAACAGCTCAATCTTTACGCTTTTACTGCAGACGTGTTCAGCGAAGACGAGTTGGAGGAAAAATGA